Proteins from a genomic interval of Capsicum annuum cultivar UCD-10X-F1 chromosome 4, UCD10Xv1.1, whole genome shotgun sequence:
- the LOC107868185 gene encoding DNA-(apurinic or apyrimidinic site) endonuclease 2 isoform X1 produces MKIVTYNVNGLRPRIQQYGSLSKLLDSLDADIICIQETKLSKHDLRADLVRAEGYESFFSCCTRNSDRGRSAGYSGVATFCRVKSAFLSTEVALPISAEEGFTGLLATSKGYQPRKEECPSIAGGLECFSRDELLKVDSEGRCLITDHGHFVLFNIYGPRAVQDDPERIQFKLTFFRMLERRWEFLLHQGRRIIIVGDLNIAPAVIDRCDAEPDFEKNEFRRWFRSLLVQNGGRLLDIFRAKHPDREGAYTCWSQSTGAEEFNYGSRIDHILSAGSCLHGEEIQEGHDFVTCHVSECDILMQFQRWKPGNTPRWKGGRSIKLEGSDHVPVYTSLVEIPEVLQHSTPPLSARYHPQVFGSQQTLVSMFTRRQTTEQVILEESESPQIPSQEELISTPEKYDSRASQITMLGSQSNANILPCIAAKKKARLGQGSQLTLKSFFQKRTHRSETSSSSFADSKLFQTDISYSQIEPKGIPSAVDESSASKDCRSNAIDNTQHDCQLDACGSDKGKSEVALQEWQRIQQLMQTSVPLCKGHQEPCVSRVVKKAGPNLGRRFYVCARAEGPSSNPEANCGYFKWAAFLKSKGKGK; encoded by the exons ATGAAGATAGTAACGTACAACGTTAACGGTTTAAGGCCACGCATACAACAATACGGTTCACTTTCGAAGCTTCTAGATTCACTCGACGCTGATATAATATGCATTCAGGAAACTAAGTTATCGAAGCACGATCTTCGTGCAGATTTAGTTCGTGCTGAGGGATACGAGTCGTTTTTCTCTTGTTGTACTCGTAATTCTGATCGTGGTCGCTCTGCTGGATATTCTG GTGTTGCAACCTTTTGCCGTGTAAAATCTGCTTTTTTGAGCACTGAGGTAGCTCTGCCAATTTCGGCAGAAGAAGGCTTCACTGGTCTCCTAGCAACATCTAAAGGTTATCAACCTAGAAAGGAGGAGTGCCCTTCGATAGCAGGCGGCCTCGAGTGCTTTTCCAGAGATGAGCTTCTTAAAGTTGACAGTGAGGGACGTTGTCTGATAACCGATCATGGTCATTTTG TTCTATTTAATATATACGGACCCAGAGCTGTTCAAGATGACCCTGAGAGAATCCAATTTAAACTCACATTTTTCAGGATGTTAGAG AGAAGATGGGAATTCCTCCTGCATCAAGGAAGGAGGATTATCATTGTAGGTGATCTCAATATTGCTCCTGCTGTCATAGATCGGTGCGATGCAGAACCTGATTTTGAAAAGAACGA GTTCAGGAGATGGTTTAGATCATTGCTAGTGCAAAACGGAGGGCGTCTCCTTGATATTTTCAGAGCAAAGCATCCCGATAG AGAAGGAGCCTACACTTGCTGGTCACAGAGTACAGGAGCTGAGGAATTTAATTATGGTTCTAGGATTGATCACATACTTAGTGCTGGATCATGCTTGCATGGTGAGGAAATTCAAGAAGGGCATGACTTTGTTACTTGCCATGTTTCAGAGTGTGACATATTGATGCAATTTCAAAGGTGGAAACCCGGAAATACACCAAG GTGGAAAGGAGGGAGGAGCATCAAATTAGAAGGTTCTGATCATGTTCCAGTTTACACGAgtttagtagaaatccctgaagTATTGCAGCATAGCACCCCACCATTATCTGCTAGATATCATCCCCAGGTCTTTGGGAGTCAGCAAACTCTTG TGTCAATGTTCACGAGAAGGCAAACAACTGAGCAAGTTATTTTGGAGGAAAGTGAAAGCCCTCAGATTCCAAGTCAGGAAGAATTAATCTCAACTCCAGAGAAATATGATAGTAGAGCTTCTCAGATTACGATGCTTGGTTCTCAAAGTAATGCTAATATTCTCCCCTGCATTGCAGCCAAGAAGAAAGCAAGGCTTGGTCAGGGGTCTCAGCTCACACTTAAATCATTCTTCCAAAAACGCACACATAGAAGTGAGACTTCTAGCAGCAGCTTTGCTGATTCTAAACTTTTTCAGACAGACATCTCTTATTCTCAGATTGAGCCCAAAGGAATTCCTTCTGCTGTTGATGAAAGTAGCGCTTCAAAGGACTGCAGATCAAATGCAATCGACAATACTCAACATGACTGCCAGCTAGATGCATGTGGCTCAGATAAAGGGAAGAGTGAAGTGGCATTGCAGGAGTGGCAAAGGATTCAGCAATTGATGCAGACTAGTGTACCTCTTTGTAAGGGCCATCAAGAACCTTGTGTTTCTCGGGTCGTTAAAAAAGCAGGTCCCAATTTGGGCCGCAGATTTTATGTCTGTGCTCGAGCGGAG
- the LOC107868185 gene encoding DNA-(apurinic or apyrimidinic site) endonuclease 2 isoform X3, producing the protein MKIVTYNVNGLRPRIQQYGSLSKLLDSLDADIICIQETKLSKHDLRADLVRAEGYESFFSCCTRNSDRGRSAGYSGVATFCRVKSAFLSTEVALPISAEEGFTGLLATSKGYQPRKEECPSIAGGLECFSRDELLKVDSEGRCLITDHGHFVLFNIYGPRAVQDDPERIQFKLTFFRMLERRWEFLLHQGRRIIIVGDLNIAPAVIDRCDAEPDFEKNEFRRWFRSLLVQNGGRLLDIFRAKHPDREGAYTCWSQSTGAEEFNYGSRIDHILSAGSCLHGEEIQEGHDFVTCHVSECDILMQFQRWKPGNTPRWKGGRSIKLEGSDHVPVYTSLVEIPEVLQHSTPPLSARYHPQVFGSQQTLAKKKARLGQGSQLTLKSFFQKRTHRSETSSSSFADSKLFQTDISYSQIEPKGIPSAVDESSASKDCRSNAIDNTQHDCQLDACGSDKGKSEVALQEWQRIQQLMQTSVPLCKGHQEPCVSRVVKKAGPNLGRRFYVCARAEGPSSNPEANCGYFKWAAFLKSKGKGK; encoded by the exons ATGAAGATAGTAACGTACAACGTTAACGGTTTAAGGCCACGCATACAACAATACGGTTCACTTTCGAAGCTTCTAGATTCACTCGACGCTGATATAATATGCATTCAGGAAACTAAGTTATCGAAGCACGATCTTCGTGCAGATTTAGTTCGTGCTGAGGGATACGAGTCGTTTTTCTCTTGTTGTACTCGTAATTCTGATCGTGGTCGCTCTGCTGGATATTCTG GTGTTGCAACCTTTTGCCGTGTAAAATCTGCTTTTTTGAGCACTGAGGTAGCTCTGCCAATTTCGGCAGAAGAAGGCTTCACTGGTCTCCTAGCAACATCTAAAGGTTATCAACCTAGAAAGGAGGAGTGCCCTTCGATAGCAGGCGGCCTCGAGTGCTTTTCCAGAGATGAGCTTCTTAAAGTTGACAGTGAGGGACGTTGTCTGATAACCGATCATGGTCATTTTG TTCTATTTAATATATACGGACCCAGAGCTGTTCAAGATGACCCTGAGAGAATCCAATTTAAACTCACATTTTTCAGGATGTTAGAG AGAAGATGGGAATTCCTCCTGCATCAAGGAAGGAGGATTATCATTGTAGGTGATCTCAATATTGCTCCTGCTGTCATAGATCGGTGCGATGCAGAACCTGATTTTGAAAAGAACGA GTTCAGGAGATGGTTTAGATCATTGCTAGTGCAAAACGGAGGGCGTCTCCTTGATATTTTCAGAGCAAAGCATCCCGATAG AGAAGGAGCCTACACTTGCTGGTCACAGAGTACAGGAGCTGAGGAATTTAATTATGGTTCTAGGATTGATCACATACTTAGTGCTGGATCATGCTTGCATGGTGAGGAAATTCAAGAAGGGCATGACTTTGTTACTTGCCATGTTTCAGAGTGTGACATATTGATGCAATTTCAAAGGTGGAAACCCGGAAATACACCAAG GTGGAAAGGAGGGAGGAGCATCAAATTAGAAGGTTCTGATCATGTTCCAGTTTACACGAgtttagtagaaatccctgaagTATTGCAGCATAGCACCCCACCATTATCTGCTAGATATCATCCCCAGGTCTTTGGGAGTCAGCAAACTCTTG CCAAGAAGAAAGCAAGGCTTGGTCAGGGGTCTCAGCTCACACTTAAATCATTCTTCCAAAAACGCACACATAGAAGTGAGACTTCTAGCAGCAGCTTTGCTGATTCTAAACTTTTTCAGACAGACATCTCTTATTCTCAGATTGAGCCCAAAGGAATTCCTTCTGCTGTTGATGAAAGTAGCGCTTCAAAGGACTGCAGATCAAATGCAATCGACAATACTCAACATGACTGCCAGCTAGATGCATGTGGCTCAGATAAAGGGAAGAGTGAAGTGGCATTGCAGGAGTGGCAAAGGATTCAGCAATTGATGCAGACTAGTGTACCTCTTTGTAAGGGCCATCAAGAACCTTGTGTTTCTCGGGTCGTTAAAAAAGCAGGTCCCAATTTGGGCCGCAGATTTTATGTCTGTGCTCGAGCGGAG
- the LOC107868185 gene encoding DNA-(apurinic or apyrimidinic site) endonuclease 2 isoform X2 has product MKIVTYNVNGLRPRIQQYGSLSKLLDSLDADIICIQETKLSKHDLRADLVRAEGYESFFSCCTRNSDRGRSAGYSGVATFCRVKSAFLSTEVALPISAEEGFTGLLATSKGYQPRKEECPSIAGGLECFSRDELLKVDSEGRCLITDHGHFVLFNIYGPRAVQDDPERIQFKLTFFRMLERRWEFLLHQGRRIIIVGDLNIAPAVIDRCDAEPDFEKNEFRRWFRSLLVQNGGRLLDIFRAKHPDREGAYTCWSQSTGAEEFNYGSRIDHILSAGSCLHGEEIQEGHDFVTCHVSECDILMQFQRWKPGNTPRWKGGRSIKLEGSDHVPVYTSLVEIPEVLQHSTPPLSARYHPQVFGSQQTLVSMFTRRQTTEQVILEESESPQIPTKKKARLGQGSQLTLKSFFQKRTHRSETSSSSFADSKLFQTDISYSQIEPKGIPSAVDESSASKDCRSNAIDNTQHDCQLDACGSDKGKSEVALQEWQRIQQLMQTSVPLCKGHQEPCVSRVVKKAGPNLGRRFYVCARAEGPSSNPEANCGYFKWAAFLKSKGKGK; this is encoded by the exons ATGAAGATAGTAACGTACAACGTTAACGGTTTAAGGCCACGCATACAACAATACGGTTCACTTTCGAAGCTTCTAGATTCACTCGACGCTGATATAATATGCATTCAGGAAACTAAGTTATCGAAGCACGATCTTCGTGCAGATTTAGTTCGTGCTGAGGGATACGAGTCGTTTTTCTCTTGTTGTACTCGTAATTCTGATCGTGGTCGCTCTGCTGGATATTCTG GTGTTGCAACCTTTTGCCGTGTAAAATCTGCTTTTTTGAGCACTGAGGTAGCTCTGCCAATTTCGGCAGAAGAAGGCTTCACTGGTCTCCTAGCAACATCTAAAGGTTATCAACCTAGAAAGGAGGAGTGCCCTTCGATAGCAGGCGGCCTCGAGTGCTTTTCCAGAGATGAGCTTCTTAAAGTTGACAGTGAGGGACGTTGTCTGATAACCGATCATGGTCATTTTG TTCTATTTAATATATACGGACCCAGAGCTGTTCAAGATGACCCTGAGAGAATCCAATTTAAACTCACATTTTTCAGGATGTTAGAG AGAAGATGGGAATTCCTCCTGCATCAAGGAAGGAGGATTATCATTGTAGGTGATCTCAATATTGCTCCTGCTGTCATAGATCGGTGCGATGCAGAACCTGATTTTGAAAAGAACGA GTTCAGGAGATGGTTTAGATCATTGCTAGTGCAAAACGGAGGGCGTCTCCTTGATATTTTCAGAGCAAAGCATCCCGATAG AGAAGGAGCCTACACTTGCTGGTCACAGAGTACAGGAGCTGAGGAATTTAATTATGGTTCTAGGATTGATCACATACTTAGTGCTGGATCATGCTTGCATGGTGAGGAAATTCAAGAAGGGCATGACTTTGTTACTTGCCATGTTTCAGAGTGTGACATATTGATGCAATTTCAAAGGTGGAAACCCGGAAATACACCAAG GTGGAAAGGAGGGAGGAGCATCAAATTAGAAGGTTCTGATCATGTTCCAGTTTACACGAgtttagtagaaatccctgaagTATTGCAGCATAGCACCCCACCATTATCTGCTAGATATCATCCCCAGGTCTTTGGGAGTCAGCAAACTCTTG TGTCAATGTTCACGAGAAGGCAAACAACTGAGCAAGTTATTTTGGAGGAAAGTGAAAGCCCTCAGATTCCAA CCAAGAAGAAAGCAAGGCTTGGTCAGGGGTCTCAGCTCACACTTAAATCATTCTTCCAAAAACGCACACATAGAAGTGAGACTTCTAGCAGCAGCTTTGCTGATTCTAAACTTTTTCAGACAGACATCTCTTATTCTCAGATTGAGCCCAAAGGAATTCCTTCTGCTGTTGATGAAAGTAGCGCTTCAAAGGACTGCAGATCAAATGCAATCGACAATACTCAACATGACTGCCAGCTAGATGCATGTGGCTCAGATAAAGGGAAGAGTGAAGTGGCATTGCAGGAGTGGCAAAGGATTCAGCAATTGATGCAGACTAGTGTACCTCTTTGTAAGGGCCATCAAGAACCTTGTGTTTCTCGGGTCGTTAAAAAAGCAGGTCCCAATTTGGGCCGCAGATTTTATGTCTGTGCTCGAGCGGAG